The following coding sequences lie in one Epinephelus moara isolate mb chromosome 17, YSFRI_EMoa_1.0, whole genome shotgun sequence genomic window:
- the klc2 gene encoding kinesin light chain 2, whose translation MSTMVYPREEALERLSQDEIVLNTKAVMQGLETLRGEHAQLLNSLLDCAQPPAAQEKSGLLRKSLEAIELGLGEAQVIIALSSHLSAVESEKQKLRAQVRRLCQENQWLRDELAGTQHKLQRSEQSVAQLEEEKKHLEFMNQIKKFDDDVSPSEEKSQSAAGGGGGGGDTSKDSLDDLFPNDDDQGPAQPSGEVAAQQGGYEIPARLRTLHNLVIQYASQGRYEVAVPLCKQALEDLEKTSGHDHPDVATMLNILALVYRDQNKYKEAAHLLNDALAIREKTLGKDHPAVAATLNNLAVLYGKRGKYKEAEPLCKRALEIREKVLGKYHPDVAKQLNNLALLCQNQGKYDEVEYYYRRALEIYESKLGADDPNVAKTKNNLATCYLKQGKFKDAEALYKEILTRAHEKEFGSVNNDNKPIWMHAEEREESKGKRKDSGPYVEYGSWYKACKVDSPTVNTTLKSLGALYRRQGKLEAAETLEECASKSRKQGIDAINQSKVVELLKDGGAGGGDRRHSREGINGPGGQRGESEGDDSAEWNGDGNGSLRRSGSFGKIRDALRRSSEMLVKKLQGSGPQEPRNPGMKRASSLNFLNKSAEETTQDANSGLSDCRGLSASNVDLSRRSSLIG comes from the exons ATGTCCACCATGGTGTATCCACGTGAAGAAGCCCTGGAGAGACTGAGCCAGGATGAGATTGTGCTCAACACTAAGGCTGTCATGCAGGGCCTGGAGACGCTGCGCGGCGAACACGCCCAGCTCCTCAACTCGCTGCTGGACTGCGCCCAGCCGCCTGCTGCCCAGGAGAAATCTGGGCTGCTCCGCAAGAGTCTGGAGGCCATCGAGCTGGGCCTGGGAGAGGCACAG GTGATCATCGCCCTGTCGAGCCACCTGAGCGCCGTGGAGTCGGAGAAGCAGAAGCTGCGCGCCCAGGTGCGCCGGCTCTGCCAGGAGAACCAGTGGCTGCGGGACGAGCTGGCGGGAACGCAGCACAAGCTGCAGCGCAGCGAGCAGAGCGTTgcccagctggaggaggagaagaagcacCTGGAGTTCATGAATCAGATCAAGAAGTTCGACGATGACGTCTCGCCCTCGGAGGAGAAGAGCCAGAGCGCTGCTGGCGGCGGTGGGGGTGGAGGAGACACTTCAAAGGACAGTCTGGATGACTTGTTCCCCAATGATGATGACCAGGGACCAG CCCAGCCCAGCGGAGAGGTAGCGGCCCAGCAGGGAGGCTACGAGATCCCAGCTCGTCTCAGGACGCTCCACAACCTGGTCATCCAGTACGCCTCGCAGGGGAGGTACGAGGTGGCCGTGCCGCTGTGCAAACAAGCTCTGGAGGACCTGGAGAAGACGTCTGGACACGACCACCCTGATGTAGCCACCATGCTCAACATCCTGGCTCTAGTGTACAG GGATCAGAACAAGTACAAAGAGGCAGCCCACCTCCTGAATGACGCCCTGGCCATCAGAGAGAAGACGCTGGGGAAGGATCATCCAGCTGTGGCCGCAACCCTCAACAACCTGGCTGTTCTGTACGGCAAGAGGGGAAAGTACAAGGAGGCTGAACCTCTCTGCAAGAGAGCGCTGGAGATCAGAGAGAAG GTGTTGGGGAAATACCACCCAGATGTAGCCAAGCAGCTGAACAACTTGGCCCTGCTGTGTCAGAACCAGGGCAAGTACGATGAGGTGGAGTACTACTACAGACGAGCCCTGGAGATCTACGAGTCCAAACTGGGAGCTGATGACCCCAATGTGGCCAAGACCAAAAATAACCTG GCTACGTGCTACCTGAAGCAGGGGAAGTTCAAAGATGCTGAGGCTCTGTACAAAGAGATCCTGACCAGGGCACACGAGAAGGAGTTTGGATCTGTCAACA ATGACAACAAGCCAATCTGGATGCacgcagaggagagagaggagagcaag GGTAAGCGCAAGGACTCTGGCCCGTATGTAGAGTATGGAAGCTGGTATAAAGCCTGCAAGGTGGACAG CCCCACAGTGAACACAACCCTGAAAAGCCTGGGAGCTTTGTACCGTCGCCAGGGCAAACTGGAGGCAGCAGAAACACTGGAGGAGTGCGCCAGCAAGTCACGTAAACAG ggTATTGATGCCATTAACCAGAGTAaggtggtggagctgctgaaggacGGGGGAGCTGGAGGTGGCGACAGACGACACAGCAGGGAAGGAATCAACGGGCCAGGGGGACAGCGAGGGGAGAGCGAGGGCGACGACTCCGCTGAGTGGAACGGG GATGGTAACGGGTCTCTGCGTCGCAGTGGCTCCTTCGGGAAAATTCGTGACGCACTGAGAAGGAGCAGTGAGATGCTGGTGAAGAAGCTGCAGGGGAGCGGACCACAGGAGCCACGCAACCCAGG AATGAAGAGAGCAAGCTCCCTCAACTTCCTGAACAAGAGCGCTGAGGAGACCACACAG GACGCCAACTCTGGACTCTCAGACTGCAGGGGACTAAGCGCCAGCAACGTGGACCTATCCAGACGCAGCTCCCTGATTGGCTAG